In the Rhodothermaceae bacterium genome, one interval contains:
- a CDS encoding GlsB/YeaQ/YmgE family stress response membrane protein has product MGIFSWALFGLLAGALARWIYPGEQGYGIFKTMFIGIIGGLLGGWAGSIFFDVGALGFDWRSLLVAVLGAMFVIWVWERIRK; this is encoded by the coding sequence ATGGGAATCTTTAGTTGGGCACTTTTTGGGCTTCTAGCCGGAGCACTAGCGAGATGGATCTATCCCGGAGAGCAGGGCTATGGGATATTCAAAACCATGTTCATCGGGATTATAGGCGGCCTTCTTGGTGGCTGGGCTGGCAGCATATTTTTTGATGTCGGTGCACTTGGCTTTGACTGGCGAAGCCTGCTCGTTGCCGTTCTTGGTGCAATGTTTGTAATCTGGGTTTGGGAGCGGATTCGCAAATAG
- a CDS encoding AI-2E family transporter — protein MTSPSVNFSNFKPQRIVYFLLGLIAAFVVGVTLLELRSVLVPFSVALLLSFIFQPIVLYLKARRIPMVIALVVVFVVLAAAATIVGYIVYSSAQSLATAADRYLPRIQTVIADIEALLQSAAAVMGLEEGRLDLSQVIDPSIVSTLLQSGIGEAFTFAGNTFLVLLFMLFILAGSGELVVKVRRAYPESIAARIASVTDNISQQVRQYLVAKTLVSVGTGLLIFLVLWLLGVDYAIFWGFLAFILNYIPNIGSFVAVILPFCFALLQFDTLTIPIIAALLMWLIQMVMGNVVDPRLMAFSLNLSPLLVIVSLIFWGWLWGIAGMILAVPLTATIKIFFENIDSLRPIAVLMGSVNGASDSPEEP, from the coding sequence GTGACAAGTCCAAGTGTAAACTTCTCAAATTTCAAGCCCCAGAGAATTGTATACTTCCTATTGGGATTAATTGCGGCGTTTGTTGTCGGCGTTACACTGCTTGAGCTCCGCAGTGTCCTTGTGCCTTTTTCTGTGGCACTGCTTTTATCGTTCATATTTCAGCCCATTGTACTCTATCTCAAGGCACGCCGGATCCCCATGGTAATTGCCTTGGTCGTCGTTTTTGTGGTGCTTGCCGCAGCTGCGACGATCGTTGGATATATCGTGTATTCAAGTGCGCAGTCATTGGCAACTGCTGCGGATCGCTATCTGCCACGCATTCAAACGGTCATTGCAGATATTGAAGCACTCCTTCAGAGTGCTGCGGCAGTGATGGGATTAGAAGAAGGTCGGCTTGACCTGAGTCAGGTCATTGACCCATCTATCGTTTCTACATTACTTCAAAGCGGAATCGGTGAGGCGTTTACTTTTGCAGGAAATACATTTCTAGTCCTCCTGTTTATGCTGTTTATTCTGGCAGGAAGTGGCGAACTGGTGGTAAAAGTTCGGCGTGCATATCCCGAAAGTATTGCGGCTCGAATTGCCTCTGTGACTGACAATATCAGCCAACAGGTTCGCCAGTACCTCGTCGCAAAGACGTTGGTCAGCGTAGGTACAGGTCTGCTCATCTTTCTTGTCCTCTGGCTCTTGGGAGTTGACTATGCCATCTTCTGGGGATTTTTGGCATTCATCTTGAACTACATCCCCAACATCGGATCGTTCGTTGCCGTGATCCTTCCGTTCTGCTTCGCATTGCTGCAGTTTGATACGTTAACGATCCCGATCATAGCTGCGCTTTTGATGTGGCTCATTCAGATGGTCATGGGCAATGTTGTTGATCCAAGGCTCATGGCATTCAGCCTGAACCTCAGCCCCCTTCTGGTGATTGTATCTCTCATATTCTGGGGATGGCTCTGGGGCATAGCGGGTATGATTCTTGCCGTGCCATTGACAGCAACCATAAAAATCTTCTTCGAGAATATTGACAGCCTACGGCCCATTGCAGTTTTAATGGGCTCGGTGAATGGAGCCTCGGACTCTCCAGAAGAACCGTAG
- the argH gene encoding argininosuccinate lyase: protein MEKQRSTGDPKRMWGGRFVEETDRLVQVFGASIDVDKRMAIEDIEGSIAHASMLMSQGILSEEECKVICTGLEEIRGDILAEKFTWDPALEDVHMNIEHELTRRIGSVGGKLHTARSRNDQVATDLRLWLRTAGKQIGAELHAFRSTLVHLSEAHLDVIMPGYTHLQVAQPVLFAHHLMAYYAMFSRDSERLSQTLERMNDSPLGAGALAGTSFDIDRGTTAEQLGFKGLALNSMDAVSDRDFVLDFLSFSSIVMVHLSRLSEELILWSSQEFGFITLPDSHTTGSSIMPQKKNPDMCELIRGKTGRVCGSLMALLMTMKGLPLTYNKDMQEDKEGVFDAADTLQASLKIYSAMLSGIQVHAERMRVAAGSAFSNATDLADYLARKGMPFRQAHNVVGRLVAICLEEGIPLESLPIEKMRKVSPLIGDDVLEYLELDAVVNARNSLGGTATTEVEREIKLAQEQLKSEVAGWESD from the coding sequence ATGGAAAAGCAACGTAGCACGGGTGATCCAAAGCGCATGTGGGGCGGTCGCTTTGTAGAAGAAACAGATAGACTGGTCCAGGTTTTCGGTGCATCAATAGATGTCGACAAGCGAATGGCAATAGAAGATATAGAAGGTTCCATCGCACACGCATCAATGCTGATGTCTCAGGGGATTCTTTCCGAAGAGGAGTGCAAAGTGATTTGTACAGGACTGGAAGAGATTCGGGGAGATATTCTTGCAGAGAAATTTACCTGGGACCCTGCGCTTGAAGATGTCCACATGAACATTGAGCACGAATTGACTAGGCGAATTGGTTCTGTGGGCGGAAAATTACATACTGCACGAAGCCGCAATGACCAGGTCGCTACGGATTTACGTTTATGGTTGCGAACGGCGGGTAAGCAGATTGGGGCAGAGTTGCATGCATTTCGGTCAACACTCGTACATCTTTCTGAAGCGCATCTGGATGTGATCATGCCGGGCTATACGCACCTACAGGTCGCACAACCAGTTCTTTTCGCGCATCATCTGATGGCCTACTATGCAATGTTCAGCCGGGACTCGGAGCGCCTTTCTCAGACATTGGAGCGGATGAATGATTCGCCCCTCGGTGCTGGAGCCTTGGCGGGGACAAGTTTCGATATTGATCGAGGTACAACCGCGGAGCAGTTGGGATTCAAAGGACTTGCCTTGAATTCTATGGATGCAGTCAGTGATCGGGATTTTGTGCTGGATTTTCTCTCGTTCAGTAGTATTGTCATGGTACACCTGTCAAGATTGAGCGAAGAACTCATTCTGTGGTCTAGTCAGGAGTTTGGCTTTATCACGTTGCCGGATAGTCACACTACGGGCAGCAGTATCATGCCCCAGAAAAAGAATCCTGACATGTGTGAACTTATTCGAGGGAAGACTGGCCGGGTGTGTGGTAGCCTCATGGCGTTGCTTATGACGATGAAGGGGTTGCCTCTGACGTATAACAAGGACATGCAGGAGGATAAGGAGGGAGTTTTTGATGCGGCAGATACTCTCCAGGCGTCCCTCAAGATTTACTCCGCGATGCTTTCTGGAATTCAAGTGCACGCAGAGCGTATGAGAGTTGCTGCGGGTTCTGCGTTCAGCAATGCCACAGATCTGGCAGATTATTTGGCACGTAAGGGGATGCCATTTCGACAGGCACACAACGTGGTGGGGCGTTTAGTTGCAATCTGCCTGGAGGAAGGAATCCCGCTGGAATCATTACCGATTGAAAAGATGCGGAAGGTGAGCCCATTGATTGGGGACGATGTGTTGGAATATCTGGAGTTAGATGCAGTTGTGAATGCGCGGAATAGCCTTGGTGGAACGGCAACAACAGAGGTGGAGCGGGAGATCAAGCTTGCACAAGAGCAACTCAAGAGTGAAGTTGCTGGCTGGGAATCCGATTGA
- a CDS encoding carbohydrate binding family 9 domain-containing protein, with translation MRPLCFLLVSLVPTTLVSAQYSMPDSEQSSIPVVAAAYTDVAPVLDGTIIGDPAYAQATPITEFWQTTPQEGQPSSERTEVHLVYTDRALYVGVICYDREPEEIIVSDTRRDAPLDETDSFQMILDTYLDGQNGFVFGTNPAGIEYDAQVTNEGQGGFGARQQAGSGGGFNINWDGSWDVQTRTTEDGWSAEFEIPFRTIRFPATREQTWGVNFQRNIRRHNERSFWTRMPRQFQLSRVSRAGHVSGLIVPQPRNLQVVPYTLGNVTRTFESGNPLVDPDVEVGVDLKYSLTPSLTLDASYNTDFAQVEVDEQQVNLDRFNLFFPEKRPFFLENAGLFSVGVSEFSGQEVELFFSRRIGIGPAGEPIPILGGTRLSGQAAGVNVGLLTMQTREVEGTAAGTNFSVARIRKDLSNRSAVGIMATSRLHLDAGESVPVEENNQALAVDGRWGIGQYTTLSGFAARTFSPHLSGAEHAFNMNVSYLSNVWRINTTFTQVAENFNPAIGFLRRNSEYRKLTGLVLYAWRPENLLGLLELRPHVSYQGYWDFKGFQEGGRWHIDNHFEWKGGFEVHTGINLTREGVQEEFEISGKVRVPAGTYDHREAQLVLITNQGRKVSISSRALLGGFFGGTRRNVSTTFRLRANEALTTELNWSYNDVHLPNGDFVINLIRTRLSYSFTPRLYIQGLFQYSDSAGDLWSANLRLGWLQSANTGLFIVFNDVSESSQPFHNSLGRTVTVKYSRLFNVLR, from the coding sequence GTGCGTCCCCTTTGCTTCTTACTCGTATCGCTGGTTCCCACTACGCTCGTGAGTGCCCAGTACTCGATGCCCGATTCAGAGCAGTCGTCTATACCCGTCGTGGCGGCAGCGTATACGGATGTAGCTCCCGTACTGGACGGCACCATCATTGGTGATCCTGCTTATGCGCAAGCAACACCCATCACCGAATTCTGGCAAACAACCCCACAAGAAGGACAGCCCTCAAGCGAGCGAACCGAGGTCCATTTAGTCTACACGGACCGCGCACTGTATGTGGGTGTGATCTGCTATGATCGTGAACCAGAGGAGATCATTGTCTCTGATACCCGCCGTGATGCTCCGCTTGATGAAACAGACAGCTTTCAGATGATCCTTGATACGTACCTGGATGGACAGAATGGCTTTGTCTTTGGTACGAACCCTGCTGGCATTGAATATGATGCGCAGGTGACCAACGAAGGTCAGGGAGGTTTCGGCGCACGGCAACAGGCGGGTAGTGGTGGAGGCTTCAATATCAACTGGGATGGATCTTGGGACGTGCAAACCCGCACTACCGAAGACGGATGGAGCGCAGAATTCGAGATCCCGTTCCGAACTATTCGCTTCCCTGCAACACGCGAACAGACATGGGGAGTAAATTTTCAGCGGAATATCCGCCGACACAATGAACGCTCTTTCTGGACCCGCATGCCCAGGCAATTTCAGCTTAGCAGAGTTTCCAGGGCTGGACATGTCTCCGGGCTGATCGTGCCTCAACCTCGTAACCTTCAGGTCGTCCCCTATACGCTTGGGAACGTCACTCGAACGTTTGAATCTGGAAATCCTCTAGTTGACCCGGATGTTGAGGTTGGTGTGGATCTCAAGTACAGCCTGACGCCAAGCCTGACGCTTGATGCCAGCTACAATACAGATTTTGCACAGGTTGAGGTCGATGAACAGCAAGTAAACCTGGATCGGTTCAATCTCTTCTTTCCAGAGAAGCGTCCTTTCTTTCTCGAGAATGCAGGGCTTTTCTCAGTGGGAGTCTCCGAGTTCAGTGGACAGGAAGTCGAACTCTTTTTCAGTCGACGCATCGGTATTGGACCGGCTGGAGAACCGATTCCCATACTCGGAGGAACCCGACTCTCGGGACAGGCTGCGGGCGTCAACGTGGGCCTGCTGACCATGCAGACCCGCGAGGTTGAAGGAACTGCCGCCGGGACAAACTTCTCGGTAGCACGCATCCGAAAAGATCTGTCAAACCGCTCGGCAGTCGGGATCATGGCAACCAGTCGACTTCATCTTGATGCCGGCGAATCCGTGCCTGTGGAAGAAAACAATCAGGCTTTGGCTGTAGACGGGCGATGGGGAATTGGTCAGTATACAACACTCTCCGGCTTCGCTGCACGAACGTTTTCACCACACTTGAGCGGAGCTGAGCATGCATTCAATATGAATGTATCCTATCTCTCCAATGTATGGCGCATCAATACGACCTTTACACAGGTTGCGGAGAACTTCAATCCAGCGATTGGATTCCTTAGAAGAAACAGCGAATACCGTAAACTTACCGGCTTGGTTCTTTATGCCTGGCGACCGGAAAACTTGCTTGGACTCTTGGAGTTGCGACCTCATGTGAGTTACCAGGGATACTGGGACTTCAAGGGATTCCAGGAAGGCGGACGCTGGCATATCGATAATCACTTTGAATGGAAGGGCGGATTTGAAGTCCATACCGGGATCAATCTCACCCGCGAAGGGGTTCAGGAGGAGTTCGAAATTTCAGGCAAGGTTCGTGTCCCCGCTGGCACCTATGACCACAGAGAGGCACAGCTCGTACTGATCACCAATCAAGGACGTAAAGTGAGTATCAGCAGCCGTGCGCTCTTGGGGGGCTTCTTTGGTGGAACGCGGAGAAACGTGTCAACTACCTTCCGACTCCGTGCCAATGAGGCATTGACCACTGAACTCAACTGGTCGTATAACGATGTTCACTTGCCAAATGGGGATTTTGTGATCAACTTAATCCGAACTCGACTTTCCTATTCATTTACACCCCGACTGTATATTCAGGGACTATTTCAGTACAGTGACAGCGCAGGGGATCTGTGGTCTGCCAATCTGAGACTTGGATGGCTACAGTCTGCAAATACGGGATTATTCATTGTCTTTAACGATGTGAGTGAATCCAGCCAGCCATTCCATAACAGCCTGGGGCGTACAGTCACCGTCAAATACAGCCGACTATTCAATGTACTCCGATAA